In one Lolium rigidum isolate FL_2022 chromosome 3, APGP_CSIRO_Lrig_0.1, whole genome shotgun sequence genomic region, the following are encoded:
- the LOC124696458 gene encoding BTB/POZ domain-containing protein NPY4-like: MKFMKLGSNPDTFQDDGSQVSIVDSELVSDITVRLGTTKFHLHKFPLLSKCARFQKLIPTTGDENIDIHIHDIPGGPKAFELCAKFCYGMVVTLNAYNVIAARCAAEYLEMNETVDKGNLIYKIDVFLSSCIFRSWKDSIIVLGTTKAHLPWSEDLKLVSHCIDSIASKASADTSKVEWSYTYNRKKLPTENDLDSQWNGVKKQQSVPKDWWVEDLTDLDIDSYKQVITAIKTMGMVPKEAIGEAIKAYTYKKLPSLSKVSMIHGDAKVRAMLVTITCLLPSEKGSVSCSFLLKLLRATNLLKCGEMCRKELVKRIGRQLDEASVSDLLIPTVDGETTVYDIDMILSIVEEYVRQDCKNAQKHNAELNGHVQAPSASMITVAKVVDGYLTEVAKDPNTPVLKFIHLAEAVSGNSRPFHDGLYRAIDTYLKEHPSLSKSDKKKLCCLMDCKKLSPDACAHAVQNERLPLRTVVQVLYHEQTRASAAATVRADSICIGSYESSRSGATTNTEDEWDGVIAVEELSLSKTTKLDKCDSAEKSHGSSKSTTNGKVKGGATPKKVLGKMLSSKGLTGERSSSDSSDSAILRSQDHPKRTPSRSTKPAAA, from the exons ATGAAGTTCATGAAGCTTGGATCCAATCCGGACACCTTTCAGGATGATGGGAGCCAAGTCAG TATTGTGGATTCTGAATTGGTGAGCGATATCACTGTTCGTCTAGGGACTACAAAGTTTCACCTTCACAAG TTTCCACTTCTATCCAAGTGTGCTCGCTTTCAGAAGTTGATCCCAACTACTGGTGATGAAAATATTGATATCCACATCCATGACATTCCTGGTGGCCCAAAAGCTTTTGAGTTATGTGCCAAGTTTTGCTATGGCATGGTTGTCACACTTAATGCCTACAATGTTATTGCTGCTCGCTGTGCTGCGGAGTACTTGGAGATGAATGAAACCGTCGACAAGGGTAATCTAATTTACAAGATTGATGTCTTCCTCAGCTCATGCATATTCAGGAGTTGGAAAGACTCTATTATTGTTCTTGGAACTACAAAGGCTCATTTACCATGGTCAGAGGATCTCAAGCTGGTTAGCCATTGCATTGACTCCATTGCTTCAAAAGCCTCTGCTGACACTTCCAAGGTTGAATGGTCGTATACGTACAATCGCAAGAAGCTCCCAACTGAGAATGACCTCGATTCGCAATGGAACGGAGTCAAGAAGCAGCAGTCTGTGCCAAAGGATTGGTGGGTTGAGGATCTCACAGATCTCGACATTGATTCCTACAAGCAAGTCATAACAGCAATCAAGACAATGGGTATGGTGCCAAAGGAGGCTATCGGTGAGGCAATCAAGGCATACACATACAAGAAGCTCCCGTCGTTAAGTAAGGTCTCAATGATACATGGTGATGCAAAGGTCCGAGCGATGCTAGTTACCATCACATGCTTGCTGCCATCAGAGAAAGGCTCAGTCTCATGCAGCTTCCTGCTGAAGCTACTCAGGGCAACCAATTTGCTTAAGTGTGGAGAGATGTGCAGGAAAGAGCTTGTGAAGCGCATTGGGCGACAACTGGATGAAGCATCCGTGTCAGATCTTCTCATTCCTACAGTCGATGGAGAGACAACTGTTTATGACATTGACATGATCCTTAGCATTGTTGAAGAGTATGTCAGGCAAGACTGCAAAAATGCCCAGAAACATAATGCTGAATTGAACGGTCATGTCCAAGCACCTAGCGCATCTATGATTACAGTAGCAAAAGTTGTTGATGGATATCTCACCGAAGTTGCAAAGGACCCAAATACCCCTGTTTTGAAGTTCATTCATCTTGCtgaagcagtttcaggcaattcaaGGCCGTTCCATGATGGGCTATACCGAGCCATTGACACGTATCTGAAG GAGCACCCAAGCTTAAGCAAGAGCGACAAAAAGAAACTTTGCTGCCTCATGGACTGCAAGAAGTTGTCACCTGATGCATGCGCTCACGCTGTCCAGAACGAGCGTCTGCCTCTGAGAACTGTGGTTCAGGTTCTATACCATGAGCAGACAAGGGCTTCCGCAGCAGCAACCGTCCGAGCTGACAGCATCTGCATCGGCTCCTACGAAAGCTCAAGGTCAGGAGCCACAACGAACACTGAAGATGAGTGGGATGGAGTCATAGCGGTGGAAGAACTCAGTCTGTCGAAGACTACAAAGCTAGACAAATGTGACAGCGCTGAAAAGAGCCACGGCAGCAGCAAGAGCACCACCAATGGCAAGGTGAAAGGCGGCGCGACACCAAAGAAGGTTCTCGGGAAGATGCTGTCGAGCAAAGGGCTGACCGGGGAGCGGAGCAGCTCGGACTCATCCGACAGCGCCATCTTGCGGAGCCAGGATCATCCAAAGAGGACTCCCTCcaggagcacgaagccggctgctGCATAG